From one Musa acuminata AAA Group cultivar baxijiao chromosome BXJ2-6, Cavendish_Baxijiao_AAA, whole genome shotgun sequence genomic stretch:
- the LOC135613472 gene encoding small ribosomal subunit protein eS27w-like, whose translation MVLPGDIDLLDPPPELEKRRHKKKRLVQSPNSFFMDVKCQGCFNITTVFSHSQTVVICGNCQTVLCQPTGGRARLTEGCSFRRKTD comes from the exons ATG GTGCTTCCGGGTGACATCGATCTGCTCGACCCTCCGCCGGAGCTCGAGAAGAGACGCCACAAGAAGAAGCGCCTCGTTCAGTCTCCGAACTCCTTCTTCATG GATGTGAAGTGCCAAGGGTGCTTCAACAT AACTACCGTGTTTAGTCACTCTCAGACGGTGGTGATCTGTGGGAACTGCCAAACTGTGCTCTGTCAGCCAACCGGCGGTCGAGCCCGGCTTACCGAGGGGTGCTCCTTCCGGCGGAAGACCGACTGA